A genomic region of Dunckerocampus dactyliophorus isolate RoL2022-P2 chromosome 8, RoL_Ddac_1.1, whole genome shotgun sequence contains the following coding sequences:
- the traip gene encoding E3 ubiquitin-protein ligase TRAIP: MPIRAYCTICSDFFDHSKDVAAIHCGHTFHHDCLLEWFQKAPTKTCPRCRKQVSTRHIISKLFFDIGEEECSADPECLQNELDRLRALLSSKERDWRDKQKTVDGLKDTVDKQRRDLDSMRKDVVEKEMLCSALRKQMTYLETQHNDAQAAKEEARRLRTKMKTFESLNILLQGQRAEAESMITDMGVSQAAVEQLSIYCISLKKEYDNLKGSLKSSNDMCERLRREALTSSNKLQKASMEVNQAKEDMKSLQNDLANADKEISSLKKKLEFLQKSLSTPTRINEAVSRLVFESPAPVELKQPHLHQPVGGDDIDLNMTYEVATPDDVAKRPMKAPSKKMHLDHQQSKHNEKASSLSKAREEDASMDPFLRNSLLFRKKTFGSMLDPQRKFGAVKTGFDGLGGRTKFIQPSPLAEIRPLMKAKRKKVSRPPPKTPTCLTLDSFLE; the protein is encoded by the exons ATGCCTATCCGAGCATATTGTACAATTTGCTCCGATTTCTTCGATCACTCCAAAGATGTTGCTGCTATCCACTGCGGCCACACTTTCCATCACGACTG TCTGCTGGAGTGGTTTCAAAAAGCGCCTACAAAAACATGTCCACGGTGTAGGAAGCAG GTCAGCACCAGGCACATCATCAGCAAGCTCTTCTTTGACATTGGAGAGGAAGAGTGTTCAGCAGACCCTGAATGCTTGCAG AATGAGCTTGACAGGCTGAGGGCTCTTTTAAGCTCTAAAg AAAGAGACTGGCGTGACAAACAGAAAACAGTGGATGGTCTTAAGGACACTGTGGACAAGCAGAGGAGAGACTTGGACAGCATGCGGAAAGATGTCGTAGAGAAAGAGATGCTGTGTTCCGCTCTCAGA AAACAAATGACCTACCTGGAGACCCAACATAATGACGCTCAGGCTGCCAAGGAGGAGGCCCGCAGACTGAGGaccaaaatgaaaacatttgaaag CCTGAATATTTTATTACAAGGTCAAAGAGCAGAAGCGGAGTCCATGATCACAGACATGGGTGTTAGTCAGGCTGCTGTGGAGCAGCTctccatctactgtatatctctCAAGAA AGAGTATGACAACCTAAAAGGAAGCCTGAAATCTTCTAACGACATGTGCGAGAGGCTGAGGAGGGAAGCGCTCACTTCCAGCAACAAG ttaCAAAAAGCCTCGATGGAAGTCAATCAAGCAAAAGAGGACATGAAGTCGCTGCAAAACGATCTGGCTAACGCCGACAAAGAGATCTCT AGTTTGAAGAAGAAGCTGGAGTTTCTGCAGAAGTCTCTGAGTACGCCAACACGGATCAACGAGGCAGTCAGTCGGCTCGTCTTTGAGAG CCCAGCTCCAGTGGAGCTAAAACAGCCCCACCTCCACCAGCCGGTAGGCGGCGATGACATTGACCTCAACATGACCTATGAAGTGGCTACCCCAGATGATGTGGCCAAGAGACCAATGAAGGCCCCATCCAAGAAGATGCATTTAGACCATCAGCA gtcaaaacacaatGAGAAGGCTTCTTCTTTAAGCAAG GCCAGAGAGGAAGATGCATCCATGGATCCTTTTTTGAGGAACTCCCTCCTCTTCAGAAAGAAGACATTTGGGAGCATGTTGGACCCTCAGAGGAAGTTTGGAGCT GTGAAAACCGGTTTTGATGGATTAGGAGGACGAACCAAATTCATCCAACCT TCACCACTGGCAGAGATTCGCCCACTGATGAAAGCTAAAAGGAAAAAGGTGAGCAGGCCTCCACCCAAGACGCCAACCTGCCTGACTCTGGACAGCTTCCTTGAATGA